CGGCCCTTCGAGCACCTTCCCGGTGGCCGGGTCGATCCGGGCCACCGTCACCCCCGCCAGCGCGCACCAACAGGAACCGTCGTCGCCCCGGGCGAGGTCGGGGTGCGGTCGAGGACGTTCCCGATCTGCCGCCAGTGCACCAGGTCACGGCTGTGGAAGAGGGGTACGCCGGGGAAGTACTCGAAGCTGGAACAGACCAGGTGGTAGTCCTCGCCCACCCGGCAGACGCTGGGGTCGGGGTGGAATCCGGGGATGACGGGATTGCCGTAGGTCCGGCGGTGGGTCTCGTGCTCCGTCCGCATTGCCTCAGTCCCTCCGGGAGACCGAAGCGGTCGAAACATTCGGTCTCGTCGACGAACATTACGAAGCGGACTGTAGGCGGCCGCCCCGAGGGCGACAAGAGCGCGCGGCCCGCCCGGGTGCCCCCTGGGCGCTCGCCGCCCGCCCCGCCCATGACGCTGAGTGTCCGCCCGGCCGAACCCGCCCCGTGACCCCCCATACAGCCGAATCGCTCCCAAACCCCCCTGGAGCTCCTTCCTTGTCGCACAGCCTGTGCTCAGAGGGCCAGTCTTAACGGAAGCTTGACGCCCAGGACCCCCTTATCCATGGGCCCGTGCGTCACGCTCTGCTTACGCTGGTGCCGCCGTCCGCGTGATGGCCGAAACCGCACGCTGAGCCGCACATCAGGAGCACGCCGATGGCCACCACCCAGCACCCTCCGCCCAGTCGCCTGCGCGCCTGGATGCTGGAAGGCCTGTCCGACATGGGCAAGGGCCACGGCCCCGCTCACCAGGCGACCCCGGACACCAAGACCGAGCCCGAGCACAAGGGCCAGCGCTGGTACCGGGTGATGTGCCTGACCGGCGTCGACTACTTCTCCACCCTCGGCTACCAGCCGGGCATCGCCGCCCTCGCGGCCGGTCTGCTCTCGCCCGTGGCGACCATCGTGCTGGTGATCGTCACCCTGGCCGGCGCTCTGCCGGTCTACCGGCGGGTGGCCGAGGAGAGCCCGCACGGCGAGGGCTCGATCGCGATGCTGGAGCGGCTGCTGTCCTTCTGGAAGGGCAAGCTGTTCGTCCTGACCCTGCTGGGCTTCGCCGCCACCGACTTCCTGATCACCATCACCCTGTCCGCGGCGGACGCCTCCACCCACCTCGTCGAGAACCCGCACCTGACCAGCACCCTGCACGACAAACAGATGGTGATCACCCTCGTTCTGGTCGCCCTGCTCGGCGCGGTCTTCCTCAAGGGCTTCCTGGAGGCCATCGGCGTCGCCGTCGCCCTGGTGGTCGTCTACCTCGGCCTCAACGTCGTCGTGGTGATCGTCGGGCTGTGGCACGTGGTCACCGAGGGGCATGTGGTCACCGACTGGTCGGCCGCCCTGACCGCCGAGCACGGCAACGTCTTCGCCATGATCGGCGTCTCCCTGCTGGTCTTCCCCAAGCTGGCCCTGGGCCTGTCCGGCTTCGAGACCGGCGTCGCGGTCATGCCCCACGTCCAGGGCGACCCGGACGAGACCGAGGAGAACCCCAAGGGCCGCATCCGGGACACCAAGAAGCTGCTCACGGCCGCCGCCCTGATCATGAGCGTCTTCCTGATCGCCACCAGCTTCATCACCACCTGGCTGATCCCGGAGAAGGAGTTCGAGTCCGGCGGCAAGGCCAACGGCCGCGCCCTCGCCTATCTGTCGCACGAGTACCTGGGCAACGCCTTCGGCACGGTCTACGACGTCTCGACCATCGCGATCCTCTGGTTCGCCGGCGCCTCCGCCATGGCCGGGCTGCTCAACCTCATGCCCCGCTACCTCCCCCGCTACGGCATGGCCCCGCACTGGGCCCGCGCCGTCCGCCCGATGGTCATCGTCTTCACCCTGGTCGCCTTCCTGGTCACCTGGATCTTCGACGCCGACGTCGACGCCCAGGGCGGCGCCTACGCCACCGGCGTCCTGGTCCTGATGTCCTCGGCCGCCATCGCGGTGACCATCGCCGCCCGCCGCGCCGGACAACGCGGCTGGACCATCGGCTTCGCAGTCGTCTCGGCGGTCCTCCTCTACGTCACCGTCGTGAACGTCATCGAGCGCCCCGACGGCGTGAAGATCGGCGCCTGCTTCATCGCCGGCATCATCCTGGTCTCCCTGCTGTCCCGGCTGGCCCGCGCCTTCGAGCTGCGCGTGACCAGCGTGTCGCTGGACTCCATGGCGGAACGTTTCATCCGGGACATGGCCAGCCGGAAGATACGGTTCATCGCCAACGAGCCCGACCAGCGCGACAAGGCCGAGTACCGCGACAAGATCGAGCAGATCCGCCAGGACAACGACATCCCCGGCGAGGACTTCGTCTTCGTCGAGGTCACCGTCGTCGACCCCTCCGAGTTCGAGTCGGGCCTGACCGTACGCGGCGAGGTCCTGCACAACCGCTACCGCGTCCTGACCCTGGAGTCCTCCTCCATCTCCAACGCCCTGGCCGCGCTGCTCCTGCACACCCGCGACTCCACCGGCTGCATCCCGCACATCTACTTCGAGTGGACCGAGGGCAACCCGTTCGCCAACTTCCTGCGCTTCTTCCTCTTCGGCCAGGGCGAGGTCGCCCCGGTCACCCGAGAGGTCCTGCGCGAGGCGGAGCCGGACCGCGCCCGACGGCCCCGCGTGCACACGGGCTGACCGACCCTTGCGAAACCGCGGGACCCCCAGACCCCGTAAGGGCCCGTAGAGGTCCGCAGAGGTCCGCAGAGGTCCGCAGAGGTCCGTAGGGTCCGCAGAGGTCTGGAGGGATCCGGAGGGATCCGTAGAGGTCCGCAAGAGTGCGGGTCCGTAAGACCCCGTAAGGATCCCGTCAGAATCCGCCCGAACCCCGTCAGAAGACCGTCAGCGCCCCTCCCCCGGGGCCACCCGGCCCCTAGCGTCGGTCTCATGCAGACCCTCAGCAGCCCGCCTCCCCACCCGGCCGAGGACCGCCACCACCGGTCCGACGTCCGGCTCGCTGCGGGCTGCGCGCTCGGCTTCTGCGCGCTGGCCTTTCTGGTCGACTGGGACGCGCGGACCCTCACCCTCCCCCGCGCGCTGCTCTGGCTGACCCTCTCCGCCGGCGTCCTCGCCGTGCTCCTGCCCGCACGGGTCACCGCGGGCCCCGGCTGGCTGACGGTACGCGGCCCCTGCCACCGCCGCACGGTACGCACCGACGCGCTGGTCGCCGTACGGCAGTACGCCGGAGTCTCCGCCCACCTGGTCCTGCGGGACGCCTACGGGGGCCTGCTGGAACTCGACCCCCGCGTCCTCACCGGCAGCCCGCTCCTCTGGCACGAACTGGACACGGGCGTCCGCCGCTCACTGGAACGCGGCACCCTCCGCGAGGGAGCGGACGTACTGGAGCGCCTCGGCCACGAGATCGACGACACGATCGCCGACGCGGTGCTCAAGCTCTCGGGCATGTCCTGAACCCGCCTGACCCGCTCGACCCGCTCGACACACCGAGGGCTCCCGTCCACCACCGGACGAGAGCCCTCGGTCACTGACGCCTCAGCGGTCGACGCGTCTTCGCACGCGTCAGTCCTCGTACGCGTCCAGCGGCGGGCACGAGCAGACCAGGTTCCGGTCGCCGTAGGCCTGGTCGATCCGGCGCACCGGCGGCCAGTACTTGTCGGCGGCGGAGACCCCGGCCGGGAAGACGGCCTCCTCGCGCGTGTACGCGTGCTCCCACTCCCCGCCGAGCGCGGCAGCGGTGTGCGGGGCATGGTGCAGCGGGTTGTCGTCGGCCGGCCAGACACCCGACCCGACCTTCTCGATCTCCGCGCGAATGGCGATCATCGCCTCGCAGAAACGGTCCAGTTCGATCAGGTCCTCGGATTCGGTCGGCTCGATCATCAGCGTGCCGGCCACCGGGAACGACATCGTCGGCGCGTGGAACCCGTAGTCGATGAGCCGCTTGGCGACGTCGTCGACGCTCACCCCGGTCGCCTTCGTCAGCGGACGCAGATCGATGATGCACTCGTGCGCGACCAGCCCGCCGGGCCCGGTGTACAGCACCGGGTAGTGCGGTTCGAGCCGCTTGGCGACGTAGTTGGCGGAGAGCACGGCCACCTGCGTGGCGCGCTTCAGCCCCTCACCGCCCATGAGCCGCACATACGCCCACGAGATCGGCAGGATCCCCGCGGAACCCCAGGGTGCGGCCGAGATCGGCCCCACACCCGTCGCGGGCCCGGCCGCGGGCTGCAACGGGTGGTTCGGCAGATACGGCGCCAGATGCGACCGTACGGCCACCGGGCCGACGCCCGGACCGCCGCCGCCGTGCGGGATGCAGAACGTCTTGTGCAGGTTCAGGTGAGAGACGTCACCGCCGAAGTGCCCCGGCCTGGCGAGCCCGACGAGCGCGTTGAGGTTGGCCCCGTCGACGTACACCTGCCCGCCGGCCTCGTGCACCTGCGCGCAGATGTCGGCGACATGCTCCTCGAACACCCCGTGCGTCGACGGGTACGTGATCATGAGCACCGCCAGCTCGTCGCGGTACTGCTCGATCTTCGCCCGCAGGTCGTCGACGTCGATCTCGCCGTCCTCGGCGGTCTTCACGACGACGACCTTCATCCCGGCCATCACGGCGCTGGCGGCGTTGGTCCCGTGCGCGGACGACGGAATGAGACACACCGTCCGCTGCTCGTCCCCGTTGGCCCGGTGGTATCCCCGTACGGCGAGCAGCCCGGCCAGCTCGCCCTGCGACCCGGCGTTCGGCTGGAGCGACACGTTGTCGTACCCGGTGACCTCGGCGAGCCGCTCCTCCAACTCACGGATCAGCGTGAGATAGCCCTCCGCCTGCTCGGCGGGCGCGAAGGGGTGCAGCTGCCCGAACTCGGGCCAGGTGACCGGCTCCATCTCGGTGGTCGCGTTGAGCTTCATCGTGCAGGAACCGAGCGGGATCATGCCCCGGTCCAGCGCGTAGTCCCGGTCGGCGAGCCTGCGCAGATAGCGCAGCATCGCGGTCTCGGAGCGGTACTGGTGGAAGACGGGGTGGGTGAGGATCTCGTCAGAGCGCAGCAGCCCGGCGGGCAGTCCGTCCTCGGTGACCGCGTCGAGCGCCTCGATGTCGCCGGCGACCCCGAAGGCGGCCCACACGGCGTCGACCTGGGCTCGCGCGGTGGTCTCGTCGCAGGCGATCGACACGTGGTCGGCGTCGACGAGGTGCAGGTTGACCCGCTGCTCGCGCGCGGCGGCGACGACCTCGGCGGCCTTCGCGGGCACCCGCACGGTCAGCGTGTCGAAGTAGGACCCGTGCACGAGCTCGACGCCGCCGGCCTCGAGCCCTGCGGCGAGGATCGAGGCGTACCGGTGCGTGCGCCGGGCGATCGCCCGCAGCCCGTCGGGCCCGTGGTAGACGGCGTACATCCCGGCCATCACGGCCAGCAGCACCTGCGCCGTGCAGATGTTGCTGGTCGCCTTCTCACGCCGGATGTGCTGCTCCCGCGTCTGCAGCGCCAGCCGGTAGGCCTTGTGCCCGTCCGCGTCGACGGACACGCCGACGAGCCGCCCGGGCAGGCTGCGCGCGAACTTCTCGTGCACCGCCATGTAGCCCGCGTGGGGTCCGCCGAAGCCCATCGGCACACCGAACCGCTGCGTCGTCCCGACCGCGATGTCCGCCCCCAGCTCACCGGGCGACTTCAGCAGCGTCAACGCGAGCAGATCGGCGGCGACGGTCACGAGCGCGCCCCGCTCGTGCGCCTGCGCGACGAGCGGCGCGAGGTCGCGTACGACGCCGGAGGCGCCCGGGTACTGCAGGAGCACCCCGTTGATCTCACGGTTGTCGAGCTCGGCCGGAATTCCCTGGCTCAGGTCGGCGACCACGATCTCGACGCCGGTCGGCTCGGAGCGGGTCTCGATCACCGCGATGGTCTGCGGCAGCACCTCCGCGTCGACCAGGAACAGTCCCTTCTTGTTCTTGCCCATCCGCCGGGACAGCGCCACCGCCTCGGCGGCGGCGGTGCCCTCGTCGAGCAGCGAGGCGCCGGAGGTCGGCAGGCCGGTGAGCTCGGCGACCATGGTCTGGAAGTTCAGCAGCGCCTCGAGCCGCCCCTGCGAGATCTCCGGCTGGTACGGGGTGTACGCCGTGTACCAGGCCGGGTTCTCCATGACGTTGCGCAGGATGACCGGCGGGGTGAAGGTGCCGTGGTAACCGAGCCCGATCATGGGGGCGAGGACCTGGTTGCGGTCGGCCAGCGACCGCAGCTCGGCCAGCACCTCGGCCTCGGTGCGCGCGCCCGGCAGGTCCAGCGCGTCGGCGTTCTTGATCACGTCCGGGACCGCGGCGGCGGTGAGCTCGTCGAGCGAGCCGTAGCCGACCTGCGCGAGCATCTTGGCCCGCGCCTCCTGGTCGGGCCCGATGTGGCGCTGCTCGAACGGGATGCCCTGTTCGAGCTCGGAGAGCGGAATGCGATGGGCGGTCATTGCGGAGGCCTCCTGGTCTGACACGACCTTCGAAGGGCACCACTACGTGGGTACCCCGACGGCCTCCCCCTCTGTCATCTCAACCTGAGAGTTTCACCGGCCGCCCGAGGACGCCCGGCTTTCACCGTCGGTGAGAGCGGAAGCCGTCGACGCCGTCGGCACCCGCCCTGCTTTCCAGAGTGACCTCGTCCGTGCGGTACGTGAGCCTGAGAGATTCCGGGGAGGAGTTGCTCCTTCGGCGCCTCCGATGATGGTCGGAGGACTCTCCCGCACGGGGTCAGCAGCCGGTGCCAGACTACCAGCGAGGTCAACGCTGCCTCCCTCGAGTGGCCGCTCGTCCCAATGTGCTCTTTGGTAGTGCTTACGGATGAGTTGCGAGCGAGTGGAGGGCCTGTGCAGACCGACATCGATCCACGCAACCTGATCGGCCGCAAGGCCTTCGACCGCAACGGCGCCAAGATCGGCACGATCGACGAGGTCTACCTCGACGACGCGACCGGTGTGCCGGAGTGGGCGGCCATACGCACCGGGCTGTTCTCCCGCGACGCATTCGTCCCCCTGGAGCCCAGCAAGCTGATCGAGGGCACCCTCCACATCCCCTTCGACCGCGCCCTCATCAAGGACGCCCCCGACTTCGGCGTGGGCCGCCATCTCTCCCCCGAACAGGAACTCCAGCTCTACCACCACTACGGTCTCGACATCGCGGCCCCTCCCGCGCTCCCGGACCACGACTTCGGCAGGCTGGCGGGCACCGACGAGAGCTGATCCGGTCAGGCGCAGGTCAAGCACAGGCCCGTATCAGCGCCGCGACCAACCCGGCGGGGTCGTACAGGGCGCGGGCGCCGTCCGTGACGACTCTGCGGGTGCCGACGTCTACGGGGTCGGTCCGCGCCCAGTCGGGTGAGCCGACGCCCACCTCGACCTCCAGACCGGAGGCGGTGACATGCCGCCACTCCGTGACGGGCCCCCACTGCTGGATCCGGACCACCTCGCCGAGGGCCAGCTCACGCACCCAGGCGTCGTCGTCGGCGTACCGCGAAGGCTCGGTCGTGAGCAGCACGAGATCGACGTCGGAGTCGGGGCGGGCGGCGTCCCGCGCCCAGGACCCGACCAGCAGCAGCGCGACGGCATCGCTGCGGTTCCCGGCCCACCGGGTGACCCGGTCCACGACGGTGCGCATCTCGAGCTGCCGCTCCGCGGACACCCCGACCGTGCTCGCGGTCCCCTCTCCCTGCACTGTCATGCCCCCTCCTCTTCCGATACCGGCACCGCCTCGGCCGACGCTGCCACGGCGCCGCACCCGACGCCAACTGGCGCCCTCACCCTGTGTAACTGATCGGCCTCACCCAGAGTTCCCGGGATGCGCCGTCGCCGATCCGACGACCGATTCGACCGCACCGGCCTCTCCCGCATCGGCCTCGCCCGCGCCGCCCGCCTCCGCCGGCCCGCGGCGCACCAACGGCAGCGGATCGGCCGGGTCCAGCTCCGGATCGTCGACCCGGAACGTCCGCACCCGCCCCGGGGCCGACTCGGGCGTCTCGAACCGGACGGTGACCCGGCCCAGCCCGCTGCCCTGCACCCAGCCGTGCCCCAGCTCGGCGTGGCGCACATCCTGCCCCGGACGCCACTGGCGCTCGACCGGCGCCCCCGCAGCCTCCCCTACGGGCTCGTCGGGAAGCTCCTCCTCGGGCCCGGCCGCCACGTCCTCCGCCGCCTGGGCGAACAGGTCCTCCTGCGTGTAGTCGGCCAGGCCGCTGACGCCCACGCCGAGCAGCCGCACCCCGCCCGTCGTGTCCACGGAGTCCAGCAGCCGCGCCGCCGCCTCCCGCACCACCGCAGGATCGTCTGTGGGCCCGCGCAGGGTCTCCGACCGGGTGAGCGTGGAGAAGTCGTACCGGCGCACCTTCAGCACGATGGTCCGCCCCGACAGCCCGGCCTCCCGCAGTCTGCGCACGCACCGGTCAGCGAGCCGCTGCACCTCCAGCTCCACCCGGACCCGGTCGTGGATGTCCATGTCGTACGTGTCCTCGACCGACACCGACTTGGTCTCCCGCTCGGCCACGACGGGCCGGTCGTCCCGCGCCAGCGCCATGGCGTACAGCCCGTGCCCGTGCGCCTTGCCCAGCAGCCGCACAAGCTCGTCCTCCCCCGCCTCCACGATCTCGTCGACCGTGGTGATCCCCGCCCGTCGCAGATGATCGCCGGTGGCCGGCCCGACCCCCGGCAGGGTCCGCACCGGCAGCGGTCCGAGGAGCGCCCGCTCGGTCCCCGGTTCGATGAGGACCAGACCGTCGGGCTTGGCCTGCTCCGAGCCGATCTTCGCGAGCATCTTGCAGGAGGCCAGCCCCACCGAGCCCGTGAGCCCCGTGACGGCCCGGATGTCCGCCCGGAGGCTGATCCCGGCCAGCAGCGCGGACTCACTGTCCCAAGCCGTCTCCCCGGCCAGCAGATCGACGAACGCCTCATCGAGGCTCAGCGGCTCCACCAACGGCGACAGGGCCCGCAGCAGCCTCATCACCTGCTCGCTGATCGACCGGTAGAACGCGAAGCGCGGCACGAGATAGGCCGCGTTCGGAGCCAGCCTGCGCGCCTGGGCCATGGGCATCGCCGAGTGCACCCCGAACACCCGCGCCTCATAGGAGGCGGTCGCGACCACCCCGCGGGGTCCGAGACCGCCCACGACCACGGCTTTCCCGCGCAGACTCGGCTTGGACGCCTGCTCCGCCTGGGCGTAGAAGGCATCCATGTCGAGATGCAGGATCGTGGGCGCGTTTCTCACATGTCCGATGCTGCACCACGCCACTGACAACGGCGTCGCCCGGCCGCCCACCGAACCCCGGCAGGGGCCTCAGACCGCCCGGTTGCGCCGACGCGCCAGCTCGTCCGCCGGATTGTGCCCGACGAGCGTCTCGCCCGTGTCGACCCGCTCCCCGTGCAGCTGCGACAGCGCGCTGTCCACGTCCCGCCAGACCACGCCCACCGCGATCCCGAAGATGCCCTGACCGCCCTGGAGCAGCGCGTGCACCTCGTCCGGCGAGGTGCACTCGTAGACCGTCGCGCCGTCGCTCATCAGCGTCATGCGCTCGAGGTCGCGGAAGCCGCGCTCACGCAGATGCTGGACGGTGGTGCGAATGTTCTGCAGCGACACCCCGGTGTCGAGGAACCGCTTGACGATCTTCAGGACGACGACGTCCCGGAAGCTGTACAGCCGCTGCGTGCCGGACCCGTGGGCGGGCCGCACGCTGGGCTCGACGAGCCCGGTGCGCGCCCAGTAGTCCAGTTGCCGATAGGTGATGCCGGCGGCTGCACAGGCCGTCGGACCGCGATAGCCGATCTGCTCGGACGCCATGGACGTCGCCCCTCCGCTGCTCGGCACGGCCGCCGGTCGCTGCGGAACGTGATCGGCCGCGCTGCTGTGAAGCGGGTACGGACCGTTCCCCCCGACACCGAGTTCGGGGGCGCCCCCAGCCGTACCGTCGCCGCTGCTTCTCACGCCGACCTCCGTCCTTGACCTGCCTTCACGACGGTAGGCAGTCACCAGGGGTGCGTCAACGATCGCCACACTCGGCACGCCGAGTGATAATCACCCAAGGAGTGGTTTCCCGCGCTCCACCGCGGGGAAAGGCTAGCCGAATGCGCTGAGCGGAAGCCGTAGGACTCTCTCACTCGCCGCTGGCAATTGCCGGAAACGGGGCATCTGCCCCGTCCGATCCGGCCCCGGCTTCTGCGCGTGCGGGCTACTGGTTGCTGGTGCCGAAGTCCTCGGGCGAGATCTGGTCGAGGAACTCGCGGAACTTCTCCACCTCGTCCTCCTGCTCGTCCGGGATGGCGATGCCCGCGTCGTCGAGCACCGTGTCACTGCCGTAGATCGGCGTTCCGGTGCGCAGCGCCAGCGCTATGGCGTCGGACGGCCGCGCGCTCACCTCGACCCCGCTGGCGAAGACCAGCTCCGCGTAGAAGACGCCCTCCCGGAGATCCGTGATGCGCACTTCCGTGAGCTCCTGGCCGACGGCTTCCAGCACGTCCTTGAACAGGTCGTGGGTCAGCGGTCGCGCGGGGGCCATGCCCTGCTGGGCGAAGGCGATCGCCGTGGCCTCCTGCGGTCCGATCCAGATGGGGAGGTAACGGTCGCCTCCCACTTCGCGCAGCAGCACGATCGGTTGGTTGGAGGGCATCTCGACCCGGACACCTACGACATCGAGCTCGTTCACACAGCAACCCTAGGCCGTGCCCGGGATGTTTGGGTAGTCGGGCCGGGAACGGGTGACCGATCCGCCCAGGGCGAAACCACCGGCTCAGGGCAGTCGTACGCCGAGCGCGGTCTGCACGAGCGCCGCATGCAGCTTGACCGTGAGTCCCGCGAGCTCCTTCGCACGAGCCTCGGCGTGCGCCCTGGTCTGGGGATTGCGGTGACGCTTGAGCGGGGCGACCACCTGGTCCACCAGCCCTGCCTCACGGTCGGCCGCGGCCTTCATCACCCGAAGATGCCGGGGCTCGATCCCGAACCGCCCCAGCTCGGCCACCAGAGCGGCCACAGTGGCCGCCTCGGCGTCGTAGACCCCGCCTTCCAGCGGCACGAGGAGTCCGTACGACTCCCACTCCACCAGCTCCGGCTCGTCTATTCCGGCGGCCGCCAGCAGCTCGGCGCGCCCGATCCGGGCCACGGTGGGCCCGTCCGACACCTCGAGCCCGGACTCCCCGTCCCGCTGCCGGCCCACGGTCGGCAGCGGCGCGGCCTCACCGCGCTCCATGGCGTCCAGGTGCTCCCGGATCACCTTGAGCGGCAGATAGTGGTCCCGCTGCATCCTCAGGACGTGACCGAGGCGCTCGACGTCCTCCACGCTGAACTTGCGATACCCCGACGGGGTGCGCTGCGGCTCGACGAGCCCCTCCGACTCCAGGAAACGGATCTTGGAGATGGTGACTTCGGGGAACTCGTCACGCAGCATGTTCAGCACGGTGCCGATGCTCATCAGACCACCGTCCCCGGCGGCGACGCCGTGGCCGGCGCCGCCCCTCGGTGTTTGAAGCATGGACCTTCCCTGGGGGTCCCCCCGGACGGCGCCCGGGGGAGGGTCAGTAGCCCTGCTGGCTCGCGTAGAAGACCAGCCGGTACTTGCCGATCTGCACCTCGTCGCCGTTCGACAGAGCGACCTCGTCGATCCGCTCCCGGTTGACGTACGTGCCGTTCAGACTGCCGACGTCCGCCACCCGGAACGTGCCGTCCGGATTGCGCCGGAACTCCACATGGCGACGCGAGACGGTCACGTCGTCCAGGAAGATGTCGCTCTGCGGGTGACGCCCGGCCGTCGTCAGGTCGCCGTCCAGCAGGAAGCGACTGCCCGAGTTCGGACCGCGGCGCACGACCAGCAGCGCGGAGCCCAGCGGCAACGCGTCCACGGCGGCCTGCGCCTCCGGAGAGAGCGCCGGCAGCTGCGTCTGGCCGGTGACCTCGGCGTCGTAGGCCTCGAGACCGGAGATCGAGATCGTGGAGGTCGTCTCCGACGCGCGCTCGGGCGTCAGACCGGGGCGCAGCGGCGCGCCGCAGTTGGAACAGAAGCGGCTGTTCTCCGCGTTGCGGTTACCGCACCTCGTACACACCAGGGCCGACATAGGAGAAAACCCTCCACCCGTACTTGAGGTTGACGGTTGGCCGAAACCTATGTCGCCGGACTGGGCAGGGTCAACAGACGCCGCGCCCTGACCTCCGGAAATATCACCGCCCGGACCACCCACCTGGTCCCGGAACAGCGGCCGCTGGCCCTCTGCGTCAGGCTGTGCGCGATGACGAGCGGTCGCGTTGTCGCTGCCCTCTCGCGCGCTCTTGCCGAACAACTTCGCAAACAACTTCACGGGCGATTCCCCTTGACCGAAACAGACCCGCCCGTGGGGCAGGACGAACCCTGACTGATTACACCGGTCGACCCGGACACCTTCACAACGTCCGTATCCACCAGACAGTTTCCACCACGCACCACCCGATCGGTGCGTCGACCCCCCGCAACCTCATGCCCCTGCCGGACGGCCCCCATGCACCCCCGGTTCACTGGGAGGACGACCGAGCGTAGTCAGGCTGCTTCGCCGCTCGCAAGGCGTCCACGACGATCTTGGTCGATTGCTCGACGGTCACGGTGGCCTGCTCCTTCTCCAGCGTCTGCACCACGCCTCCAGGGATGTTCAGCGCTGGTTCGAGGTCCTTCGGGTTGCCGATGACCTTGAAACGAAAGGGCGCGTTGATCTTGTTCCCGTCGACGCTCACACTCTTGCCTGAATCCGTCAGGTAGGTGCCGGCGACGACGCGCACGCCGTTCACCTGGATCGCCTCCGCGCCGGCCGCGCGCAGCTCCTGGATCGCGTCGAGCAGCATGTCCGCCTGGACCGTTCCCTTCGTGTCCTCGATGGTCATCGTGATGCCGGGCCCCTCGGCGGCCACCGTGCCCGCCAGAATGCCGAGTTGCCTCTCCTTCTCGACCGTCTGCTTACGCGCTTCCTCGGCCTGGTCGGAGCTGTTCTCCAGCTCCTGCCGCTGCTTCTCGAGACCCTGCTTCTCGTCCTCAAGACGTTGGCTGCGGTCATCCAGTTCATCGAGGATGCGTACAAGATCTTCCTGCCGCGCGCCGCGCAGGGCGTTGCCGCTGTCGCTGTTGGAGGCGACCTGGACGGCCAGGCCGAAGCCGAGACCGAACA
This window of the Streptomyces sp. NBC_01275 genome carries:
- a CDS encoding amino acid transporter translates to MATTQHPPPSRLRAWMLEGLSDMGKGHGPAHQATPDTKTEPEHKGQRWYRVMCLTGVDYFSTLGYQPGIAALAAGLLSPVATIVLVIVTLAGALPVYRRVAEESPHGEGSIAMLERLLSFWKGKLFVLTLLGFAATDFLITITLSAADASTHLVENPHLTSTLHDKQMVITLVLVALLGAVFLKGFLEAIGVAVALVVVYLGLNVVVVIVGLWHVVTEGHVVTDWSAALTAEHGNVFAMIGVSLLVFPKLALGLSGFETGVAVMPHVQGDPDETEENPKGRIRDTKKLLTAAALIMSVFLIATSFITTWLIPEKEFESGGKANGRALAYLSHEYLGNAFGTVYDVSTIAILWFAGASAMAGLLNLMPRYLPRYGMAPHWARAVRPMVIVFTLVAFLVTWIFDADVDAQGGAYATGVLVLMSSAAIAVTIAARRAGQRGWTIGFAVVSAVLLYVTVVNVIERPDGVKIGACFIAGIILVSLLSRLARAFELRVTSVSLDSMAERFIRDMASRKIRFIANEPDQRDKAEYRDKIEQIRQDNDIPGEDFVFVEVTVVDPSEFESGLTVRGEVLHNRYRVLTLESSSISNALAALLLHTRDSTGCIPHIYFEWTEGNPFANFLRFFLFGQGEVAPVTREVLREAEPDRARRPRVHTG
- the gcvP gene encoding aminomethyl-transferring glycine dehydrogenase — translated: MTAHRIPLSELEQGIPFEQRHIGPDQEARAKMLAQVGYGSLDELTAAAVPDVIKNADALDLPGARTEAEVLAELRSLADRNQVLAPMIGLGYHGTFTPPVILRNVMENPAWYTAYTPYQPEISQGRLEALLNFQTMVAELTGLPTSGASLLDEGTAAAEAVALSRRMGKNKKGLFLVDAEVLPQTIAVIETRSEPTGVEIVVADLSQGIPAELDNREINGVLLQYPGASGVVRDLAPLVAQAHERGALVTVAADLLALTLLKSPGELGADIAVGTTQRFGVPMGFGGPHAGYMAVHEKFARSLPGRLVGVSVDADGHKAYRLALQTREQHIRREKATSNICTAQVLLAVMAGMYAVYHGPDGLRAIARRTHRYASILAAGLEAGGVELVHGSYFDTLTVRVPAKAAEVVAAAREQRVNLHLVDADHVSIACDETTARAQVDAVWAAFGVAGDIEALDAVTEDGLPAGLLRSDEILTHPVFHQYRSETAMLRYLRRLADRDYALDRGMIPLGSCTMKLNATTEMEPVTWPEFGQLHPFAPAEQAEGYLTLIRELEERLAEVTGYDNVSLQPNAGSQGELAGLLAVRGYHRANGDEQRTVCLIPSSAHGTNAASAVMAGMKVVVVKTAEDGEIDVDDLRAKIEQYRDELAVLMITYPSTHGVFEEHVADICAQVHEAGGQVYVDGANLNALVGLARPGHFGGDVSHLNLHKTFCIPHGGGGPGVGPVAVRSHLAPYLPNHPLQPAAGPATGVGPISAAPWGSAGILPISWAYVRLMGGEGLKRATQVAVLSANYVAKRLEPHYPVLYTGPGGLVAHECIIDLRPLTKATGVSVDDVAKRLIDYGFHAPTMSFPVAGTLMIEPTESEDLIELDRFCEAMIAIRAEIEKVGSGVWPADDNPLHHAPHTAAALGGEWEHAYTREEAVFPAGVSAADKYWPPVRRIDQAYGDRNLVCSCPPLDAYED
- a CDS encoding PRC-barrel domain-containing protein, coding for MQTDIDPRNLIGRKAFDRNGAKIGTIDEVYLDDATGVPEWAAIRTGLFSRDAFVPLEPSKLIEGTLHIPFDRALIKDAPDFGVGRHLSPEQELQLYHHYGLDIAAPPALPDHDFGRLAGTDES
- a CDS encoding nucleotidyltransferase domain-containing protein codes for the protein MTVQGEGTASTVGVSAERQLEMRTVVDRVTRWAGNRSDAVALLLVGSWARDAARPDSDVDLVLLTTEPSRYADDDAWVRELALGEVVRIQQWGPVTEWRHVTASGLEVEVGVGSPDWARTDPVDVGTRRVVTDGARALYDPAGLVAALIRACA
- a CDS encoding DNA polymerase IV, which translates into the protein MRNAPTILHLDMDAFYAQAEQASKPSLRGKAVVVGGLGPRGVVATASYEARVFGVHSAMPMAQARRLAPNAAYLVPRFAFYRSISEQVMRLLRALSPLVEPLSLDEAFVDLLAGETAWDSESALLAGISLRADIRAVTGLTGSVGLASCKMLAKIGSEQAKPDGLVLIEPGTERALLGPLPVRTLPGVGPATGDHLRRAGITTVDEIVEAGEDELVRLLGKAHGHGLYAMALARDDRPVVAERETKSVSVEDTYDMDIHDRVRVELEVQRLADRCVRRLREAGLSGRTIVLKVRRYDFSTLTRSETLRGPTDDPAVVREAAARLLDSVDTTGGVRLLGVGVSGLADYTQEDLFAQAAEDVAAGPEEELPDEPVGEAAGAPVERQWRPGQDVRHAELGHGWVQGSGLGRVTVRFETPESAPGRVRTFRVDDPELDPADPLPLVRRGPAEAGGAGEADAGEAGAVESVVGSATAHPGNSG
- a CDS encoding MerR family transcriptional regulator produces the protein MRSSGDGTAGGAPELGVGGNGPYPLHSSAADHVPQRPAAVPSSGGATSMASEQIGYRGPTACAAAGITYRQLDYWARTGLVEPSVRPAHGSGTQRLYSFRDVVVLKIVKRFLDTGVSLQNIRTTVQHLRERGFRDLERMTLMSDGATVYECTSPDEVHALLQGGQGIFGIAVGVVWRDVDSALSQLHGERVDTGETLVGHNPADELARRRNRAV